The proteins below come from a single Roseofilum reptotaenium CS-1145 genomic window:
- a CDS encoding DnaJ C-terminal domain-containing protein: MQNFRNYYEILGVSPDTPTDEIKRVYRRLARQYHPDLNPGDKEAEEQFKDILEAYEVLSDPGKRTEYDQLSFFLRARQNSRKRNSGSKFSSAEIEYFSQFPTFDSFLDSLLNRRREVNQGQPTGERSRPVERNAEAYTPGRSKVYNTVTSESRPMKRDIEALLTLPLEKAYRGGKERIRLEDGRSLEVDMPPGMVSGEKMRLRKLGMNGGDLYLKITVAPHSFLQIAGNEIYCKLPITPVEAILVGQVEVLTLDGLVKMNLPPGVKSGQKLRLANKGYPDNRGRRGDQVVEIEIQFPTQLTPEQRELYEKLRDLEDNLREPLWKSDAESSD; the protein is encoded by the coding sequence ATGCAAAACTTTCGGAACTATTATGAGATTCTGGGAGTTAGTCCTGATACCCCCACTGACGAGATTAAGCGAGTTTATCGTCGTTTAGCTCGCCAATATCATCCCGATCTCAACCCCGGTGATAAGGAAGCTGAGGAGCAATTTAAGGATATTTTAGAAGCCTATGAAGTCCTCTCCGATCCCGGTAAACGGACGGAATATGACCAACTGAGCTTCTTTTTAAGAGCGCGGCAAAATAGCCGTAAACGCAATAGTGGCTCCAAGTTTTCTTCAGCAGAAATTGAGTATTTTAGCCAATTTCCCACGTTCGATAGTTTTCTCGATAGCTTGCTCAACCGTCGTCGGGAAGTGAATCAGGGACAACCAACTGGAGAGCGATCGCGTCCAGTCGAACGGAATGCCGAAGCCTACACCCCTGGCCGCTCAAAGGTTTACAACACCGTCACCAGTGAATCCCGACCCATGAAACGGGATATCGAGGCCCTCTTAACCTTACCCCTGGAAAAAGCCTATCGAGGCGGAAAAGAGCGTATCCGTTTAGAAGATGGTCGCTCTTTAGAAGTTGATATGCCCCCCGGTATGGTGAGTGGGGAAAAAATGCGCCTGCGGAAGTTGGGTATGAATGGCGGTGATTTATACCTAAAAATAACCGTAGCTCCCCATTCTTTCCTACAAATTGCAGGGAATGAAATTTATTGTAAACTCCCCATTACTCCTGTAGAAGCCATTTTAGTTGGACAAGTAGAAGTCCTCACCCTGGATGGGTTAGTGAAAATGAATTTACCCCCTGGGGTGAAAAGCGGTCAAAAATTACGGTTAGCCAATAAGGGATATCCCGATAACCGGGGAAGACGAGGCGATCAAGTGGTGGAAATTGAGATTCAGTTTCCCACCCAATTAACCCCAGAACAACGGGAACTGTACGAAAAATTGCG